The following are encoded together in the Pseudodesulfovibrio indicus genome:
- a CDS encoding ABC transporter ATP-binding protein: MLELKHVNSFYGNIQALYDVNLHIDRGEIITLIGANGAGKSTTLMTVCGVVQAREGQVLYQDEEITRESPNHIVHKGICQVPEGRLIFPELTVQENLDMGAFMRTNKAEIKRDIEYCFDLFPILAQRRRQQGGTLSGGEQQMLAIGRALMARPALLLLDEPSMGLAPLVVKQIFEIIKKVNSENNTTIFLVEQNANLALKIGHRGYVMENGRVVLSDTCDKLLVNEQVKRAYLGL; encoded by the coding sequence ATGCTCGAACTCAAGCACGTCAACAGCTTTTACGGCAACATCCAGGCCCTGTACGACGTCAACCTGCACATCGACCGGGGCGAGATCATCACCCTGATCGGGGCCAACGGCGCGGGCAAGTCCACCACGCTGATGACCGTGTGCGGCGTGGTCCAGGCGCGCGAAGGCCAGGTCCTGTACCAGGACGAGGAAATCACCAGGGAGTCGCCGAACCACATCGTCCACAAGGGTATCTGCCAGGTCCCCGAGGGGCGGTTGATCTTCCCGGAGCTGACCGTTCAGGAGAACCTGGACATGGGCGCGTTCATGCGCACCAACAAGGCGGAGATCAAGCGGGACATCGAGTACTGCTTCGACCTCTTCCCCATCCTGGCCCAACGGCGCAGGCAGCAGGGCGGCACCCTGTCCGGCGGCGAGCAGCAGATGCTGGCCATCGGCCGCGCGCTCATGGCCCGGCCCGCGCTGCTCCTCCTGGACGAGCCGTCCATGGGGCTGGCCCCGCTGGTGGTCAAGCAGATCTTCGAGATCATCAAAAAGGTCAACAGCGAAAACAACACGACCATCTTCCTGGTGGAGCAGAACGCCAACCTGGCGCTCAAGATAGGCCACCGGGGGTATGTAATGGAAAACGGGAGGGTGGTGCTCTCCGACACCTGCGACAAGTTGCTGGTCAACGAGCAGGTGAAACGGGCCTACCTGGGTCTATAA
- the guaB gene encoding IMP dehydrogenase encodes MSKILDKALTFDDVLLLPGYSNVLPDAVDVSTYLTPEIKLNIPLLSAAMDTVTESRMAISMARHGGVGVIHKNMSVREQAREIDRVKKSESGMISDPITVHPDDDLGKVKSIMSEYRISGLPVVKGDHLVGIITNRDIRFVNDDKALVSELMTSRDLVTVPEGIDTDEAKRKLHQHRIEKLLVVDEENRLKGLITIKDINKHKKYPDAVKDGRGRLLVGAAIGVGKDCLTRSEALLHAGADFLVLDSAHGHSENILKSARDLRAAFPQLQLVGGNIATYEGAKALIEAGVDTVKVGIGPGSICTTRVVAGVGVPQITAIMEASRAAREADKCIIADGGIKYSGDVVKALAVGANSCMMGSVLAGTDESPGETILYQGRTYKQYRGMGSIDAMKKGSSDRYFQEKSKKLVPEGIVGRVPYRGKVGESLYQFIGGLRSGMGYTGSATIGDLFEKSKLVQISSAGLRESHVHDVTITKESPNYRGDG; translated from the coding sequence ATGAGCAAAATTCTCGATAAGGCCCTGACCTTTGACGATGTCCTGCTGTTGCCGGGCTATTCCAACGTCCTGCCCGACGCCGTCGACGTGTCCACATACCTGACCCCGGAGATCAAACTGAACATTCCGCTGCTCTCCGCGGCCATGGATACCGTCACCGAGTCGCGCATGGCCATTTCCATGGCCCGGCACGGCGGCGTGGGCGTGATCCACAAGAACATGTCCGTGCGCGAGCAGGCGCGCGAGATCGACCGCGTCAAGAAGTCCGAGTCCGGCATGATCTCCGACCCCATCACCGTCCATCCGGACGACGACCTGGGCAAGGTCAAATCGATCATGAGCGAGTACCGCATCTCCGGTCTGCCCGTGGTCAAGGGCGACCACCTGGTCGGCATCATCACCAACCGCGACATCCGCTTCGTCAACGACGACAAGGCCCTGGTGTCCGAGCTGATGACCTCCCGCGACCTGGTCACCGTGCCCGAGGGCATCGACACCGACGAGGCCAAGCGCAAGCTGCATCAGCACCGCATCGAGAAGCTGCTGGTGGTGGACGAGGAGAACCGCCTCAAGGGGCTGATCACCATCAAGGACATCAACAAGCACAAGAAGTATCCCGACGCGGTCAAGGACGGCCGTGGACGGCTGCTGGTCGGCGCGGCCATCGGCGTGGGCAAGGACTGCCTGACCCGTTCCGAGGCGCTGCTGCACGCCGGTGCCGACTTCCTGGTCCTGGACTCCGCGCACGGCCACTCCGAAAACATCCTGAAGTCCGCCCGCGACCTGCGCGCCGCCTTCCCCCAGCTCCAGCTGGTGGGCGGCAACATCGCCACCTACGAGGGCGCCAAGGCGCTCATCGAGGCGGGCGTGGACACGGTCAAGGTCGGCATCGGTCCCGGCTCCATCTGCACCACCCGCGTCGTCGCAGGCGTGGGCGTGCCGCAGATCACGGCCATCATGGAGGCCAGCCGCGCCGCGCGCGAGGCGGACAAGTGCATCATCGCCGACGGCGGCATCAAATATTCCGGCGACGTGGTCAAGGCCCTGGCCGTGGGCGCGAACTCCTGCATGATGGGTTCCGTCCTGGCGGGCACGGACGAGTCCCCGGGCGAGACCATCCTGTACCAGGGCCGCACCTACAAGCAGTACCGGGGCATGGGTTCCATCGACGCCATGAAGAAGGGCAGCTCCGACCGCTACTTCCAGGAGAAGTCCAAGAAGCTGGTGCCCGAGGGCATCGTGGGCCGCGTCCCGTACCGGGGCAAGGTCGGCGAGTCCCTGTACCAGTTCATCGGCGGTCTCCGTTCCGGCATGGGCTACACCGGCTCCGCCACCATCGGGGACCTCTTCGAGAAGTCGAAGCTGGTGCAGATATCCTCGGCCGGCCTGCGCGAGTCCCACGTCCACGACGTGACCATCACCAAGGAGTCCCCGAACTATCGCGGGGACGGCTAG
- a CDS encoding ABC transporter ATP-binding protein codes for MSNPVLNVSAVSKDFGGIRALDDVDLVVHDKEIVALIGPNGAGKTTFFNCITGIYTPTSGDVLIDPKGQGTTRRINGKKPNVVTELGMARTFQNIRLFPSMTALENVMIGTHCRTKSSIWGAISRNRATRREERDVVQRSYELLELVGLAEFVNELATNMPYGKQRRLEIARALATDPFLLLLDEPAAGMNPQETRELEDLIVGIRERFNISIMLIEHDMKMVMSMSDRIYVLDYGRMIADGTPAEIAANPEVIKAYLGEEHDD; via the coding sequence ATGAGTAATCCGGTCCTCAACGTCAGCGCCGTGAGCAAGGACTTCGGGGGCATCCGCGCCCTGGACGACGTCGATCTCGTGGTGCACGACAAGGAAATCGTGGCCCTCATCGGGCCCAACGGCGCGGGCAAGACCACCTTCTTCAACTGCATCACCGGCATCTACACGCCCACCAGCGGCGACGTGCTCATCGACCCCAAGGGGCAGGGGACCACGCGCCGGATCAACGGCAAGAAGCCCAACGTGGTCACCGAACTGGGCATGGCGCGGACCTTCCAGAACATCCGCCTGTTCCCGTCCATGACCGCGCTTGAGAACGTCATGATCGGCACCCACTGCCGCACCAAGTCCTCCATCTGGGGGGCCATCTCCCGCAACCGGGCCACCCGCCGCGAAGAGCGCGATGTGGTCCAGCGGTCCTACGAGCTCCTGGAGCTGGTGGGGCTGGCCGAGTTCGTCAACGAGCTGGCCACGAACATGCCCTACGGCAAGCAGCGCAGGCTGGAGATAGCCCGCGCCCTGGCCACCGATCCCTTCCTCCTGCTCCTGGACGAGCCCGCCGCGGGCATGAACCCCCAGGAGACCAGGGAGCTCGAGGACCTCATCGTCGGCATCCGTGAACGGTTCAACATCTCCATCATGCTCATCGAGCACGACATGAAGATGGTCATGTCCATGTCCGACCGGATTTACGTCCTGGACTACGGGCGCATGATCGCGGACGGCACGCCCGCCGAGATCGCGGCGAATCCGGAGGTCATCAAGGCCTACCTCGGGGAGGAACACGATGACTAG